The following nucleotide sequence is from Alkalinema sp. FACHB-956.
ATCGTTGTACTGCATACCAGGCCGTTGCACAATCGCGATATCGGGCTCGGGTTCGGAAGTTGCCAAGGTAATTGGGCCGTTAAACCGCACGTAGGCCCGATCGCGCAATAGTTCCCGCAAATAATCCGCGCTCAAATTGGCTGTGTTGTAATGAATTGGTTTTTCAGGCGTCATTTCAACAATATCTCCAGCCAACAGTTCAACGCGCCGATCGCGAAGAATTCCCGCGTCAATCATGCAGTGGTAGTCATTAACCGACCATTTGGCCAGGGTGTGTATGGGCATTAGCGTAAAGGGATTAGAGTAGAGGAACTAGCGTTAAAATCAGAGACGGTTTAAGAGGCGATCGACCTCAATCGTAATCTCTGGAAATGCAAGCGGTATGAGAGTTCCAGTGGTCAGAATGGTTTGCTGTTGGTAGCGATCACCCTGGGGTTGGCGCAGAAGATGGAGCCGCCGATCGGCCAAATCAATGACCCAATATTCCGGAATAGCAGCTTGGGCGTAGAGCGCTGCTTTCAAGGTCAGATCGGTTTGTAGACTGCTGTTCGCCACTTCAATCAACCAGAAAATATCTTCTGCACCAGGATGGCGATCTTCGTACCCTATATCGGAAATTTGAACGATCGCGACATCAGGTTCCGGCTCGGAGTTTGCCAAGGTAATGGGGCCATTGAACCGAACATCGGCTAGTCCTTGGAGTAAGATCGCTAGGTATTGGCTGGTGCGTCGGGCTCGGCTGTAGTGAATCGGTTTTTCGGGCGTCATTTCAATAATGTCTCCAGCCAACAGTTCAACGCGCCGATCGTGAAGAATCCCCGCGTCAATCATGTGGTGATAGTCATCAACAGACCATTTGGCCAGGGTGTGCATAGGCTAAACCCTACAACAGTAAATCCACAACGCATAAACTTCTATATGCATTGTAAAAGAAGAGCGAGGGGGATCGGATCGGTAGCAGTGATAAAGCAATTTGGCCTTACTCGGGTAAGAAGTCTAAATCGATTACCTGAGTC
It contains:
- a CDS encoding Uma2 family endonuclease; translated protein: MHTLAKWSVDDYHHMIDAGILHDRRVELLAGDIIEMTPEKPIHYSRARRTSQYLAILLQGLADVRFNGPITLANSEPEPDVAIVQISDIGYEDRHPGAEDIFWLIEVANSSLQTDLTLKAALYAQAAIPEYWVIDLADRRLHLLRQPQGDRYQQQTILTTGTLIPLAFPEITIEVDRLLNRL
- a CDS encoding Uma2 family endonuclease, which translates into the protein MHTLAKWSVNDYHCMIDAGILRDRRVELLAGDIVEMTPEKPIHYNTANLSADYLRELLRDRAYVRFNGPITLATSEPEPDIAIVQRPGMQYNDRHPNPNDIFWLIEVANSSLQTDLTLKAALYAQAAIPEYWVIDLADRRFHLLRQPQGDRYQQHTILTTGTVTPLAFPEIAVEVDRLLN